A genome region from Parafrankia irregularis includes the following:
- a CDS encoding TetR/AcrR family transcriptional regulator, with protein sequence MTGPERADAARNRAAILAAAAELFDRDGVEEVSMNDIARHAGVGKGTIFRRFGDRTALIEAVLLPRAAAMRRLVHHGPPPVGPGGEPLEALHALLDTLFDFVWANRTLIRALEHRVPHSYYAHSSSRYWLDELARRLTITHPHDDTEYLTHILSTALRADVVDYLVSVRGMALDQVRTGLHRLAFPSVAPPSLADVDRRSVS encoded by the coding sequence GTGACCGGACCGGAGCGAGCCGATGCTGCCCGTAACCGGGCCGCGATCCTCGCGGCGGCCGCGGAGCTGTTCGACCGCGACGGCGTCGAGGAGGTGTCGATGAACGACATCGCCCGCCACGCCGGGGTCGGCAAGGGAACGATCTTCCGGCGGTTCGGCGACCGCACGGCTCTGATCGAGGCGGTGCTGCTGCCCCGCGCCGCCGCGATGCGCCGGCTCGTCCACCACGGCCCGCCACCGGTGGGGCCCGGCGGTGAGCCACTGGAGGCGCTGCACGCCCTGCTCGACACGCTGTTCGACTTCGTGTGGGCCAACCGCACCCTGATCCGCGCCCTCGAGCACCGGGTGCCGCACTCGTACTACGCGCATTCGTCGAGCCGGTACTGGCTGGACGAGCTTGCGCGACGGCTCACCATCACGCACCCGCACGACGACACCGAGTACCTGACCCACATCCTGTCCACGGCGTTGCGGGCCGACGTCGTGGACTACCTGGTGTCCGTGCGCGGCATGGCCCTCGACCAGGTCCGCACCGGGCTGCACCGGCTCGCCTTCCCCAGCGTCGCGCCGCCTTCCCTTGCCGATGTGGACCGCCGGTCCGTATCGTGA
- a CDS encoding flavin-containing monooxygenase, producing MSQCAPTETPEIDQEALRTKYLHERDRRLRTDGQHQYLVAEGGLEEFHTADPYMPVVPRLPITEEIEVAVLGGGFAGLIAAARIRQAGVEDVRIIEHAGDFGGAWYWNRYPGIQCDTDSYCYLPLLEETGYMPKQKYAFGDEAYEHCQRIGKHFGLYDKAIFHTLVRSLEWDSEIRRWRIGTNRDDEILARFVVMCQGPFNKPKLPGIPGLETFTGHTIHTARWDYEYSGGTLSGGLEGLAGKKVAVVGTGASGVQVIPHIAKAAEHLYVLQRTASSIDERGDVPTDPEWAASLKPGWQAERQRNFHTAAFEAFGPGQPDLVCDGWTEISRNLAAHLDATSGWAALADPAKFVELRETVDYQVMERLRARIDEIVEDPATAEILKPYYRFLCKRPCFNDQYLPTFNRPNVTLIDVADTKGVERITEKGFVAHGVEYEVDLIVFASGFEITTDLDRRFGIAPYAGRDGLSLYDNWGEGYRTLHGIMTHGFPNQFFTGFVQGGVTASTTQMFVQQADHIAYVISTALERGATSVEPTLEAQDAWVSTIRAGAIDNSNFERECTPGYYNSEGEKKRRSHLGDPYWPGFYVLEDLFRAWRDTGELEGLVLDK from the coding sequence ATGTCCCAGTGCGCTCCCACCGAGACGCCCGAGATCGACCAGGAAGCCCTGCGAACGAAATACCTTCACGAGCGGGACAGGCGGCTGCGGACCGATGGCCAGCACCAGTACCTGGTCGCCGAGGGCGGTTTAGAGGAGTTCCACACCGCAGACCCGTACATGCCGGTCGTGCCGCGGCTGCCGATCACCGAGGAGATCGAGGTCGCCGTCCTCGGCGGTGGCTTCGCCGGACTCATCGCCGCGGCCCGGATCAGGCAGGCCGGTGTCGAGGACGTCCGGATCATCGAGCACGCCGGCGACTTCGGCGGGGCCTGGTACTGGAACCGCTACCCGGGCATCCAGTGCGACACGGACAGCTACTGCTACCTGCCGCTGCTCGAAGAGACCGGCTACATGCCGAAGCAGAAGTACGCCTTCGGTGACGAGGCCTACGAGCACTGCCAGCGCATCGGAAAGCATTTCGGCCTCTACGACAAGGCCATCTTCCACACCCTGGTCCGTTCCCTGGAATGGGACTCGGAGATCCGGCGCTGGCGGATCGGCACCAACCGCGACGACGAGATCCTGGCGCGTTTCGTCGTCATGTGCCAGGGGCCGTTCAACAAGCCGAAGCTGCCGGGCATCCCCGGGCTGGAGACGTTCACCGGGCACACCATCCACACCGCCCGCTGGGACTACGAGTACTCCGGTGGCACCCTCAGCGGCGGGCTGGAAGGGCTCGCCGGCAAGAAGGTCGCGGTCGTCGGCACCGGCGCCAGCGGTGTGCAGGTCATCCCGCACATCGCGAAGGCGGCGGAGCACCTGTACGTCCTGCAGCGCACGGCGTCGTCCATCGACGAGCGTGGTGACGTGCCGACCGATCCGGAGTGGGCCGCGTCGCTGAAGCCCGGCTGGCAGGCCGAGCGCCAGCGCAACTTCCACACCGCCGCGTTCGAGGCCTTCGGGCCGGGCCAGCCGGACCTCGTCTGCGACGGCTGGACCGAGATCAGCCGCAACCTGGCCGCCCACCTGGACGCCACCAGCGGCTGGGCGGCGCTCGCCGATCCCGCGAAGTTCGTGGAGCTGCGGGAGACCGTCGACTACCAGGTCATGGAGCGCCTGCGCGCGCGTATCGACGAGATCGTCGAGGACCCGGCGACGGCCGAGATCCTCAAGCCGTACTACCGCTTCCTGTGCAAGCGGCCCTGCTTCAACGACCAGTACCTGCCGACGTTCAACCGCCCGAACGTCACCCTGATCGACGTCGCCGACACGAAGGGCGTCGAGCGGATCACGGAGAAGGGCTTCGTCGCGCACGGCGTCGAGTACGAGGTCGACCTCATCGTCTTCGCCAGCGGTTTCGAGATCACCACCGACCTCGACCGCCGGTTCGGCATCGCGCCGTACGCCGGCCGGGACGGCCTCTCGCTCTACGACAACTGGGGCGAGGGTTACCGCACGCTGCACGGCATCATGACCCACGGATTCCCGAACCAGTTCTTCACCGGGTTCGTCCAGGGCGGCGTCACCGCCAGCACGACGCAGATGTTCGTGCAGCAGGCCGACCACATCGCGTACGTCATCTCCACCGCGCTCGAGCGCGGCGCCACCTCGGTGGAGCCGACCCTCGAGGCGCAGGACGCCTGGGTCTCGACCATCCGGGCCGGCGCTATCGACAACAGCAACTTCGAGCGGGAATGCACGCCCGGTTACTACAACAGCGAGGGCGAGAAGAAGCGCCGCTCGCATCTGGGCGACCCCTACTGGCCCGGCTTCTACGTGCTGGAGGACCTGTTCAGGGCCTGGCGCGACACCGGTGAGCTCGAAGGCCTCGTCCTCGACAAGTGA
- a CDS encoding SDR family NAD(P)-dependent oxidoreductase, producing MTNKDFFGLDGRVVIVSGAGGGGIGTSVARLIATAGATVIAVSRSQDNLDTHVAPLADEGLAVIPVAADAATDEGIATALAAAEQASGDLYGLVNIAGGAGPATWMPATRVTRADWRELFAWNLETMFFMSQAVAARLRSAGRPGSIVSLSSISGMNSAPLHIAYGTAKAALVAATRTLAVELAGENIRVNAIAPGVTATPASGTYVDEDPERDRRAIAMGRRGRPEEQASAILFLLSELSSYITGQTILVDGGLNLKWTHLGADNTSLFLKDENFRAAITRP from the coding sequence ATGACGAACAAGGACTTCTTCGGCCTGGACGGCCGCGTCGTCATCGTCTCCGGCGCGGGCGGCGGCGGCATCGGCACCTCGGTGGCCCGGCTCATCGCCACCGCCGGGGCGACCGTCATCGCGGTCAGCCGCTCCCAGGACAACCTCGACACCCATGTCGCCCCGCTCGCGGACGAGGGGCTCGCGGTCATCCCCGTCGCCGCCGACGCCGCCACCGACGAGGGCATCGCCACCGCCCTCGCGGCGGCCGAGCAGGCCAGCGGTGACCTGTACGGTCTGGTCAACATCGCTGGCGGCGCGGGGCCCGCGACCTGGATGCCCGCGACCCGGGTGACCCGCGCGGACTGGCGGGAGCTGTTCGCCTGGAACCTGGAGACGATGTTCTTCATGAGCCAGGCGGTCGCCGCCCGGCTGCGCTCGGCGGGCCGCCCCGGCTCGATCGTGTCGCTCTCCTCGATCAGCGGGATGAACTCCGCGCCGCTGCACATCGCCTACGGCACCGCGAAGGCGGCGCTGGTCGCCGCGACCCGCACCCTGGCCGTGGAACTGGCCGGGGAGAACATCCGGGTCAACGCGATCGCCCCCGGCGTGACCGCGACCCCGGCCTCGGGCACCTACGTCGACGAGGATCCGGAGCGTGACCGCCGGGCCATCGCGATGGGCCGGCGCGGGCGGCCCGAGGAGCAGGCCTCGGCAATCCTGTTCCTGCTCTCCGAGCTTTCGAGCTACATCACCGGCCAGACGATTCTGGTGGACGGCGGCCTCAACCTGAAGTGGACCCATCTCGGGGCCGACAACACGTCCCTCTTCCTCAAGGACGAGAACTTCCGCGCCGCCATCACGCGCCCCTAG
- a CDS encoding SMP-30/gluconolactonase/LRE family protein has protein sequence MSLSGARYTSSTSISLADGWSFERLTPPSRLFGANGLRTGPDGRVYVAQVTGSQISALDVETGALETISAKGGDIIAPDDLAFGPDGNLYATEVMDGRVSVRGADGQSRVLRDDLPSANGITVHQGRLFINECRIGGRLMELDLAGGAPRILAEDLAMPNAMEVGPDGLLYYPVMGTNDIWRIHPDGGEPERVAGDLGVPDSVKFDAEGFIVSTQVHSGQVLRINPRNGDRTVLAQLEPGLDNCTFVGDRLFVSRFTGEITEILGGGETRTTLPGGLTWPLDLTVDAEGNLYVADGTFFYLLPRGGGLQTLGMLFTPNYPGFARSVQAVGGGEFIVGTASGTVVRWRPASQESEILAEGLDQVYGVAVAATGAIATADFGTGEVLLVRSGGQKEVAASGLSKPLGVAFAPDGTLLVSESGAGRVVAISGSKVEPVVDNLSDPQGILVRGGRLYIVDSGSKELISTDLSGNDRQTIAGNLPLGAPAGVIPKPLRGMQPFSGPQGPFAGIDAGPDGTLYVSADAEGSVLALTHAG, from the coding sequence ATGTCGTTATCAGGCGCGCGCTACACCAGTTCCACGTCCATCAGCCTCGCCGACGGGTGGAGCTTCGAACGGCTCACTCCGCCGAGCCGTCTGTTCGGCGCCAACGGACTGCGCACCGGCCCCGACGGCCGGGTCTACGTGGCGCAGGTAACCGGTAGTCAGATCAGCGCCCTCGACGTCGAGACCGGCGCGCTGGAGACCATCAGTGCCAAGGGCGGCGACATCATCGCCCCGGACGACCTCGCCTTCGGCCCGGACGGCAACCTCTACGCCACCGAGGTCATGGACGGGCGGGTCAGCGTCCGTGGCGCCGATGGCCAGAGCCGGGTGCTGCGCGACGACCTGCCCAGCGCCAACGGCATCACGGTCCACCAGGGCCGGCTGTTCATCAACGAGTGCCGCATCGGCGGACGTCTCATGGAGCTCGACCTGGCCGGCGGCGCGCCCCGGATCCTGGCCGAGGACCTGGCGATGCCCAACGCGATGGAGGTCGGCCCGGACGGCCTCCTGTACTACCCGGTGATGGGCACCAACGACATCTGGCGGATCCACCCCGACGGTGGCGAGCCGGAGCGGGTCGCCGGCGACCTCGGCGTCCCCGACTCGGTCAAGTTCGACGCCGAGGGCTTCATCGTCTCCACCCAGGTCCACAGCGGCCAGGTGCTGCGGATCAACCCGCGCAACGGCGACCGCACCGTGCTGGCCCAGCTGGAGCCGGGCCTGGACAACTGCACCTTCGTCGGGGACCGGCTGTTCGTCTCGAGATTCACCGGTGAGATCACGGAGATCCTCGGCGGTGGCGAGACCCGCACGACGCTGCCCGGCGGGCTGACCTGGCCGCTGGACCTGACCGTCGACGCCGAGGGCAACCTCTACGTCGCCGACGGCACCTTCTTCTACCTGCTGCCCCGCGGCGGCGGGCTGCAGACGCTCGGCATGCTGTTCACGCCGAACTACCCGGGCTTCGCGCGCAGCGTCCAGGCGGTCGGCGGGGGCGAGTTCATCGTCGGCACCGCCAGCGGCACGGTGGTGCGCTGGCGCCCGGCCAGCCAGGAGTCGGAGATCCTCGCCGAGGGCCTCGACCAGGTCTACGGTGTCGCGGTCGCCGCGACCGGGGCCATCGCCACCGCCGACTTCGGCACCGGCGAGGTGCTGCTCGTCCGCTCCGGCGGCCAGAAGGAGGTCGCCGCCTCCGGCCTGTCCAAGCCGCTCGGCGTCGCCTTCGCCCCCGACGGCACGCTGCTCGTCTCGGAGTCGGGCGCCGGCCGGGTCGTCGCGATCAGCGGTTCCAAGGTCGAACCGGTGGTGGACAACCTGTCCGACCCGCAGGGCATCCTGGTGCGCGGCGGCCGGCTCTACATCGTCGACTCGGGCAGCAAGGAGCTCATCAGCACGGACCTCAGTGGCAACGACCGGCAGACCATCGCCGGCAACCTGCCGCTCGGCGCCCCGGCCGGTGTGATCCCCAAGCCGCTGCGCGGTATGCAGCCGTTCTCTGGCCCGCAGGGCCCGTTCGCGGGCATCGACGCCGGGCCCGACGGCACGCTGTACGTCTCCGCCGACGCCGAGGGCAGCGTGCTGGCCCTCACCCACGCGGGCTGA
- a CDS encoding aromatic ring-hydroxylating oxygenase subunit alpha — translation MTETVENHQDTAPPSAEKFSEPLTIGVEAYLSPEYARAERDKLWRKVWQQAGRVEEIPKVGDFLTYEILDDSIIIVRTAPDRIRAYHNVCSHRGRPLVDVAPGAHDARGRKRQWVCGFHGWRYNLDGENTFIAERDDWKCGLTEANTRLPEVKVDTWGGWLWINLDPEAGPLREYLEPAATLLDPFQLQNMRFRWRRWLVFDCNWKVALEAFMETYHVPYTHPEFMSFGAFLGWSRAQGIHSNIGYDAPKDMDENQAKLRVGSGADARLSTAELQNFTWENANTNTTKTLVDVANRLADDLPEGTPPAEVLQHWLATARAEDAARGVVWPTVEPAAVGASGTAWQIFPNFQIGHALNNMLCYSARPYGYDPDKCIFEAAVYELFPEGEEPATEWEFTPPDDPGWRTVLPQDFSNMAAIQRGMKTAGFTGPKPNPYRERTVVNLHHNLARYMGTGEPRPLT, via the coding sequence ATGACAGAGACTGTCGAAAACCACCAGGACACGGCGCCGCCGTCGGCCGAGAAGTTCTCGGAGCCGCTCACCATCGGCGTCGAGGCGTATCTCTCGCCCGAATACGCCCGGGCCGAGCGTGACAAGCTGTGGCGCAAGGTGTGGCAGCAGGCCGGCCGGGTCGAGGAGATCCCCAAGGTCGGCGACTTCCTCACCTACGAGATCCTCGACGACTCGATCATCATCGTGCGTACGGCGCCGGACCGGATCCGCGCCTACCACAACGTCTGCTCGCACCGAGGCCGGCCGCTGGTGGACGTCGCGCCGGGTGCCCACGACGCCCGCGGCCGCAAGCGGCAGTGGGTCTGCGGGTTCCACGGGTGGCGGTACAACCTGGATGGCGAGAACACGTTCATCGCCGAGCGCGACGACTGGAAGTGCGGCCTGACCGAGGCGAACACCCGGCTGCCCGAGGTGAAGGTCGACACCTGGGGCGGCTGGTTGTGGATTAACCTGGATCCCGAGGCCGGCCCGCTGCGGGAGTACCTGGAGCCCGCGGCCACCCTGCTCGACCCGTTCCAGCTGCAGAACATGCGGTTCCGGTGGCGCAGGTGGCTCGTCTTCGACTGCAACTGGAAGGTCGCCCTCGAGGCCTTCATGGAGACCTACCACGTGCCGTACACGCACCCGGAGTTCATGAGCTTCGGTGCCTTCCTCGGCTGGTCCCGGGCCCAGGGCATCCACAGCAACATCGGGTACGACGCGCCCAAGGACATGGACGAGAACCAGGCGAAGCTGCGGGTGGGCAGCGGTGCCGACGCGCGGCTGTCCACCGCCGAGCTGCAGAACTTCACCTGGGAGAACGCCAACACCAACACGACGAAGACCCTCGTCGACGTCGCGAACCGGCTGGCCGACGACCTGCCGGAGGGCACCCCGCCGGCCGAGGTGCTCCAGCACTGGCTGGCCACCGCCCGGGCCGAGGACGCCGCCCGCGGCGTGGTGTGGCCGACCGTCGAACCGGCTGCGGTGGGGGCCAGCGGGACGGCCTGGCAGATCTTCCCGAACTTCCAGATCGGCCACGCGCTGAACAACATGCTCTGCTACAGCGCCCGGCCCTACGGCTACGACCCGGACAAGTGCATCTTCGAGGCGGCCGTCTACGAGCTGTTCCCCGAGGGTGAGGAACCGGCGACCGAGTGGGAGTTCACCCCGCCGGACGACCCGGGCTGGCGCACCGTCCTTCCGCAGGACTTCTCCAACATGGCCGCGATCCAGCGGGGCATGAAGACCGCCGGTTTCACCGGGCCGAAGCCGAACCCGTACCGCGAGCGCACCGTGGTGAACCTGCACCACAACCTTGCCCGCTACATGGGCACCGGCGAACCGCGCCCGCTCACCTAG
- a CDS encoding cytochrome P450 has translation MQTVKDIEAIDFFRGDELVEDPYPYFHALRNECPVRKEPHHGVVMVTGYDEAVSVFHDSEHFSSCISVTGPFPGFPVPLVGDDISELIERHRAELPMSDQLPTFDPPVHTDHRALLMRLITPKRLKENEEFIWRLADRLLDTYLPPGEGEFISGFAGPFALLVIADLLGVPEEDQEEFMDRLQRRPQTGGVGTTGDDHLTHSPLQFLYDRFSTYIEDRRRDPRDDVLTGLATATFPDGTVPEVIDVVRVAANLFSAGQETTVRLVSTALKVMAERPELQALLRRERDRIPNFIEETLRLESPVKGDFRLSRVPVTVGGVDLPAGTTVMVVNGAANRDPQRFADPDTFDVSRSNARQHIAFGRGIHSCPGAPLARAEARAGIERLLDRTSDIRISERVHGPADARNYRYLPTFILRGLTHLQLEFTPA, from the coding sequence GTGCAGACGGTGAAAGACATCGAGGCCATCGACTTCTTCCGGGGCGACGAGCTCGTCGAGGACCCGTACCCGTACTTTCACGCGCTGCGTAACGAGTGCCCGGTCCGCAAGGAGCCGCATCACGGCGTCGTCATGGTCACCGGCTACGACGAGGCGGTCTCGGTCTTCCACGACTCCGAGCACTTCTCGTCCTGCATCTCGGTGACCGGCCCGTTCCCGGGCTTCCCCGTCCCGCTGGTGGGCGACGACATCTCCGAGCTGATCGAGCGGCACCGCGCCGAGCTCCCGATGAGCGACCAGCTGCCGACCTTCGACCCGCCGGTGCACACCGACCACCGCGCGCTGCTCATGCGGCTGATCACGCCGAAGCGGCTGAAGGAGAACGAGGAGTTCATCTGGCGGCTCGCGGACCGCCTGCTCGACACCTACCTCCCGCCCGGTGAGGGCGAGTTCATCAGCGGGTTCGCCGGCCCGTTCGCGCTGCTGGTCATCGCGGACCTGCTCGGCGTTCCCGAGGAGGACCAGGAGGAGTTCATGGACCGGCTGCAGCGCCGGCCGCAGACCGGTGGCGTCGGCACCACCGGCGACGACCACCTGACGCACTCGCCGCTGCAGTTCCTCTATGACCGTTTCAGCACCTACATCGAGGACCGCCGCCGCGACCCGCGCGACGACGTCCTGACGGGGCTGGCGACCGCGACGTTCCCGGACGGCACGGTCCCCGAGGTGATCGACGTCGTGCGGGTCGCCGCCAACCTGTTCTCCGCCGGGCAGGAGACAACCGTCCGGCTGGTCAGCACCGCGCTCAAGGTGATGGCCGAGCGGCCCGAACTGCAGGCGCTGCTGCGCCGCGAGCGTGACCGCATCCCGAACTTCATCGAGGAGACGCTGCGGCTGGAGAGCCCGGTCAAGGGCGACTTCCGGCTGTCCCGCGTCCCGGTCACCGTCGGCGGCGTCGACCTCCCGGCGGGAACCACGGTCATGGTGGTCAACGGCGCCGCGAACCGCGATCCGCAGCGGTTCGCCGACCCCGACACCTTCGACGTGTCCCGGTCGAACGCCCGTCAGCACATCGCCTTCGGGCGTGGCATCCACTCCTGCCCCGGCGCTCCGCTGGCCCGGGCCGAGGCACGGGCCGGCATCGAGCGGCTGCTCGACCGCACCAGCGACATCAGGATCTCCGAGCGCGTGCACGGCCCGGCCGACGCGCGCAACTACCGCTACCTACCGACGTTCATCCTGCGCGGCCTGACCCATCTGCAGCTGGAGTTCACCCCGGCCTGA
- a CDS encoding acyl-CoA dehydrogenase family protein yields MLLELSPDQEVLREATARFLADRVPADVVRALRTNAAGFEPDYWRDGAELGWTSLLVGEEQGGGSVSGAGLVDLTLVAHEFGLRSAPGPLTSTNVVAATLAEAGGANHPAQASALGELLAGTAVASWCLGGPPPLDRLGSTGVSYRVEGDSLVLRGVARPVEAAGQADHLLVTAHGERGLTQVLVSPGGTGGTGAAGDPGVAGLTIEPLRTVELNRRFATVSFDDVRVGLDQVVGAVGEAADQVERQLQRAIVISGAEAVGAMQAAFELTVRWAFERYSYGRPLASYQALKHRFADLKTWLEAAHAISDAAAAAVDARSPEAAELVSAAKSYIGENGTELLQECVQLHGGIGVTYEHDLHLFLRRGTVSRAMYGTPAEHRQRVAGLVEHRKEQE; encoded by the coding sequence ATGCTGCTGGAGTTGAGTCCTGACCAGGAGGTGCTCAGGGAGGCGACAGCGCGCTTCCTGGCCGATCGGGTCCCGGCCGACGTCGTGCGCGCGCTGCGCACCAACGCCGCGGGGTTCGAACCCGACTACTGGCGCGACGGCGCCGAGCTGGGGTGGACGTCCCTGCTCGTCGGTGAGGAGCAGGGCGGCGGCTCCGTCAGCGGCGCCGGGCTCGTCGACCTGACCCTGGTCGCGCACGAGTTCGGGCTGCGCTCCGCACCAGGGCCGCTGACCTCGACGAACGTCGTGGCCGCGACGCTGGCGGAGGCCGGCGGAGCGAACCACCCGGCACAGGCCTCGGCGCTGGGCGAGCTGCTGGCCGGAACCGCGGTGGCCTCCTGGTGTCTGGGCGGCCCGCCGCCGCTGGACCGGCTCGGCAGCACCGGGGTCAGCTACCGGGTGGAGGGCGACAGCCTCGTCCTGCGCGGCGTCGCCCGCCCGGTCGAGGCCGCCGGCCAGGCCGACCACCTGCTGGTGACCGCCCACGGGGAGCGGGGCCTGACCCAGGTGCTGGTCTCCCCCGGCGGTACTGGCGGTACCGGTGCTGCCGGCGACCCGGGCGTCGCGGGGCTCACCATCGAGCCGCTACGCACGGTCGAGCTGAACCGGCGCTTCGCCACCGTGAGTTTCGACGACGTGCGCGTCGGCCTCGACCAGGTGGTCGGCGCGGTGGGTGAGGCCGCCGACCAGGTCGAACGCCAGCTCCAGCGCGCCATCGTCATCAGCGGCGCCGAGGCTGTCGGCGCCATGCAGGCCGCCTTCGAGCTGACGGTCCGGTGGGCCTTCGAGCGCTACTCCTACGGGCGCCCGCTCGCCTCCTACCAGGCGCTGAAGCACCGTTTCGCCGATCTGAAGACCTGGCTGGAAGCCGCCCACGCCATCAGCGACGCGGCCGCCGCCGCGGTGGACGCCCGCTCGCCCGAGGCCGCCGAGCTGGTCAGCGCGGCGAAGTCGTACATCGGCGAGAACGGCACCGAGCTGCTGCAGGAATGCGTCCAGCTCCATGGCGGGATCGGCGTCACGTACGAGCACGACCTGCATCTCTTCCTGCGCCGCGGCACGGTCAGCCGGGCCATGTACGGAACTCCGGCCGAGCACCGCCAGCGAGTCGCCGGCCTCGTCGAGCATCGCAAGGAGCAGGAATGA